AGAGCTTTTAGAAGTCAATTGCCCGGAAAATCCGATGGAATTGTTCCAAAAATGGTTTTTGAATGCAGATCAATCTGAAATGGCAAAAGAAACCAATGCGATGACTATAAGTACTATTGGAGAAGACGGTTTTCCTAAAAACAGAGTGGTTTTACTAAAGAAATATACTTGGGAGGGTTTTATCTTTTATACAAACTATGACTCGGAAAAAGGAATAGCCATTTTAAAAAATAATCGTGTATGCCTTTCTTTCTTTTGGCCTGCATTAGAGCAGCAAATTATTATTAAAGGAGGCGCCAAAAAAATTCCGGAAAACCTCTCTGACGGCTATTTTGAATCTCGCCCGGAAGGAAGTAAGCTGGGAGCCTGGGCGTCTAACCAAAGTCAAATAGTTTCTTCAAGGAAAACACTAGACAATGCCTTAAAAACATATCAACAACAATTTAAAGAAAAAGAAATTCCCAGACCCTCATACTGGGGAGGTTTTTTAGTAAAACCTGTTTCTATGGAATTTTGGCAGGGAAGACCCAACCGAATGCATGACAGGATTCGCTATACACTGGAAAAGGATTTTTTATGGAACATCGAACGATTAGCTCCTTAATTTTTATATTTACAACCCAATCTTAAAATCATTAGTGTAAGGTGAAAACACTTTATATTGTAAGACATGCCAAATCTTCCTGGGAATATGATAAAATAGAGGATATCAACAGGCCTCTAAAACAACGTGGCATTAAAGATGCACATCTGCTTTCCAAATTCTTATCTAAAGAAATAGCCAAACCGGATGTATTTGTTTCCAGCAGTGCAAACAGAGCATTACATACTGCTGTTATTTTCTGTGAGAATTTTGAGTATCCTCTTTCGAATCTGAAAATTAAACGACAGCTCTATAGTTTTAGCGATGGTTATTTGGTAAAAACGGTTAAGGCTTTGGATGACAGTTTTAATTCGGCAATCATTTTTAGTCACGATCACGGTATCAATACGTTTGTTAATAAATTTGGTGATAAGCCCATTGCTCATGTGCCAACTTGTGGTGTTATAGGTATTACATTTGCAGAGAAACACTGGAAGGATATTAAAAAAGGAAAAACTATTTTGGCAGAATTTCCTAAAGATCATAAATAATTCATTTTTGTTGCAGATAAAAAAATACGGAGCTATTGATATCGGATCTAATGCCATTCGATTACTGATTTCCAATATTGTCGAGGAAAAAAATAAAAAACCTCTTTTTAAAAAATCCTCCATAGTACGGGTTCCTATCCGATTAGGAGCCGATACTTTTGTAACCGGAAAAATCAGTGATGACAATATTCAAAGAATAATAGACGCATTACAGGCTTTTAAGCTCATTATGAAAGTAAACGGAGTTGAAAAGTATAAAGCTTGCGCCACGTCTGCTCTAAGAGAATCTAAAAACGGAATAGCTGTTACCGACACTATTTTTGAACAAACCGATATAAAAATCGACATTATTAGCGGGAAAGAAGAAGCCGCTATTATTTCTTTTACAGATTTAAATCAACTCATTAAAAGTGATAGCACTTATCTTTATGTTGACGTAGGTGGAGGAAGTACGGAATTTACTATTTTTTCCGAAGGTAAACTAATAAAATCCAAGTCCTTTAAGATGGGAACGGTTCGTTTATTGAATACCCCTAAAGATGTCAATAAAGCTATCTTTAAAAATGTTGAAAAATGGATCACTCAACATACTGCTCCGTATAAAAAAATAACACTCATCGGATCAGGAGGTAATATCAATAAACTTTTTAAACTCTCCGGCAGAACTGAAGGAAAACCCATCTCTTATATTTATTTAAATGCTCAATATCAGTTTTTAAAGAAATTGAGCTATGCCGACCGTATCTCCGAATTGAGTTTAAATCCCGATAGAGCAGATGTAATCATTCCTGCTACTAAAATTTATTTGTCAGCGATGAAATGGAGTGGTGCTCGTAAGATTTATGTTCCAAAAATCGGACTGGCAGATGGGATTATAAAAAGTTTGTATTATAGCAAATTTTAAAAATGAATTTTCCCAAGCTACTATACAAATAGCTATCTCAAAAATATTGAGGTATATTGGGGATATCGAACTAGATAGTAAGTCTAAACTGTTGGAGACCTTTGCAAAATAGTGATATATTCCGTATTGAAATTGATTTCGCTTTAAATTTCTTCCTTCTCGAAAATTTTAAATCCTCAAAACCAATAGGTTATTCCGGTTGAAAATTTTCTTCGGGCGTCGAACTTTTTTACCAAATCAATTTTGCAAAGGTCTCATATATTTAATAATAAGATTCCCAGTTTTGCTTTCCAAAAGCTATTTGGTTAACCCTTAAAAATAGGCTATTTGTTGGTTAGGTTTTATTATTAGAGTCCGATTTTTCTCTAACAAATTTTTGCACAGGTAACCAAAGGTATTAAGAACAAGCCAAAGAATTTCTTGTTTGAGTTTTCTCATTAATTTTTTGAAGTTGAACCCAGCGGCGGCCATCATAAAGTTGATACTATCTCCCATCTGACCTTTTAGGAAGTTGTTTGCTACCCTATGGTCTTGTTTAAGATGGGATATTGTTCATTCTTGCCCAATACGCTGACGAAAGTGAACTAGATCGCTGGCAGCGAAAGGTTGGCCACAACGTTGAACGGTAGCACCACCTAAATACTGAAAATAAGCGTTCACCTCCCAGTGTTCTTCTACCAAACGCTCATCGGATAAATTGTAAATGGACTTCAAAATCAAAAGTGAAATCATCAAACGAATCGGACGAGCAGGGAGACCTTTATCCGAATAGAACTTTGAAAACTCTTTATCAAAATAATACCAGTCTATCTCGTCTGCTAACAGATAAAGCTCATGCTTGGCATTCAATTGTTCCTGTAAGGTTGGAGCTAGAAAAGTTAACTGATTTTGAGGATTATTTTTTGAACGCATTTGACAAGGTTTTACAATACAATTTAAAAAACGTTGTCTTTTTTACAATAGTTCTCCAGGCTTTTTTGTATGAACTCATCTTGACTTTTTGTTTTTAACCGAAAATGAACTGAAATTCAATATGTTAAAATTTTTTTAAAGGTTGACTATTTAATTACGAATGTATCTAAATAACTTACCAAAGTTTCATAAATGAACAGTCTTTGGTAGCTCATCTAACTTAAAATACGTTTTATTTTACAATTATTTTCTTAGTAATACTCTGGTTGTTATTTGTAATTTGTACTAAATAAATTCCCTCTGAAAAGTTGCTTAGATCAACATTATTTAAATCATTACTGGTTTCAAAATGTTTCACAACACTTCCAATAATATTATATATCAATACGCTACTTTTTCCAGTCAAATTATTTAATTTTATATTAAAACTTTTATTGTTTGTTGGATTTGGAAATAAACTTACAGCATCTTCAGATAATGCATTTTCTTCAACTCCCAAGGCCGCTGAACTTATAGAAGCCTCCCAAGAGCCTCTTCCAAAGGTGGCAACTCTTATTTTTTCAGTACTGTAAAAAATGTTAATATCACGAACAATTACATTTGGAAGGCCATTGTCAAGTTTTACCCAATCTGCATTAGAGTTTCTCCAGTAATAGACTCCGAAATGTGTTGCTAGGAATAATTCACCGTCTGTAGTTCCGGTTCTATAATCAATATCATAAGCTGGAATATTAGGCAAGCTTCCTGAAATATTTTGCCAAGATATGCCTCCGTCTGTTGATTTATATACGTGAGCTGAAAGATATCCACCATAACAAATATAAACTTCATTAGGGTTAGTAGGATGGATAGCAATACCTGTTATTGTGAAATCCTGCGGGTTTGGTAATGTAGTCCAGGAAGCTCCTCCGTTTGTTGTTTTTTTTAAGCCGTTGAGTCCATAGACATAGATGATATTTCCATCAGAAGGAGCCAGAGCAATAGAAATAGGAATACCAGTTCCGGAATTCATATTTGTCCAACTATCTCCCCTATTTGTTGATTTGTAAATTTCATTAAAACCACCAAAAATTGTTGTTGGAACCGTAGGGTGAATTTCTAATTCCCATGTAAAAGGAGTAGGGACCATTGGTACATTTAATATTTCTGGTTCCGAAGCAAAACCGTCTGTAGTTCTTTTTAATAAACCATGTTGGCCACAGGCCCAAGCAATATTAGAATTCGAATAATCCCACAATCCTGCAACTCCGTCACCCACTCCCACTGAGGTAAAAGAGGTACCGTTATAAACAGCCGCGTCATTATCTTGAGCTCCTAAAATTAATTTTCCTTCATCCTGAGGGGTCCCTGATACATGATAAAATTGTGTGATTGCCAAGCCTGAAGACAAATCTGTCCAAGCAGTACTTGAAGAAGCATCTCCTTTATAAATTCCTCCGTCATTTCCAGAGAATGCCATATTAGTGCCGGAAACAAATACAAAATCATGGTGGTCAGCATGTACATAGAAATAAGGGTCGCCTGTCTGCCAAAAGCCATTCAAATAAGCTTCCCATGTAGAGCCACCATTTTGCGATCTCCAACCATTAATATCCCCCACAAAAATAAGATTTTTATTGATTGGAGAAATTGCAATAGTTAAATTGTACCCCCCTTGGGAGTTAAACATGGTGAAGGTATGGACAGTTGCCCAACTACTTCCCTGATTTGTTGACTTTCTAACAACACCACTCTGGTCAACAGATAGAATTAAATCTGGATCATTACTTGTTTGAGCTATTTCTAGTCTTCCTGAAGTAGTAGGGGCTGATGCCGTTGTCCAAGATACCCCATTATTTGTTGAAATGTAAAACTTACCACTATTAGAAGTTGCATAGATAATAGTATTACTACCTGTTTTATATTGAATATCATTGAAGTTGGCATTACTTTCAACAAAGACATCAGCCCAATTAGCACCGCCGTCTGTGCTTCTTTTGATGGAATTTGTTGTTGTTGCAAAAATAGTTTCTGTGTTATTAGGGTCAATTAATAAATTTCCAATCGTGTTCATTTCAGTTACATTAAAAGTCAGCCCTGTTGTATTCCATGTATCTCCGGCATCCGTAGATTTTAGAACACCTATAGAAAAATTATGTTGAGCATCGAAGTCTCCCGTTGCTAGATATAAAACATTTGGATTTGATGGATTAATAACAATATCAGAGACACCCATATTTGGAAAATTATCCCCTTTTGGAATCCATGTGTTCCCACCGTCAGTAGTTTTCCAAATGCCACCGCTAGGCGTTCCAATATACAGTGTATTTACATTGGTACCATTGAAAGCAATGCAATTGACTCTCCCCATTCCGGAATAATTTGGAGCAAGAAAAGTAGATATTGGTATTGTTGTTGGTCCTATTAATGACCACTCAGTACTACTCCTGACATGATCGGGTAGTTGAGCTTGACGAGCATTGTCTTTTAACCATTCACTATAATCATGATAAGGGGAAACAAAAGAACCATCAGGTTTAATTCTATTTCTCCAAAGGCTTGCCCAACGCTCAAATTGCTTGATTTTCTTTTTGCTTTCTATATCCGTCCTACCTCTTAAAAGATCTAACTCTTGTCTTGTAGAGTTTACAATTTCAAAATAATTCGCTTCTTCTTTTAATGCTGCAGTTCTCCAATTATTACTTTGTCCTGTGGAAGAATAATTAAAGAAAAGCATTAGGATTCCTATAAAGGAAAATGTCTGTTGTTTCATGTGTTTAAATTTTGATTTTCATTAAAGGTTTGGGTTACCCAGTTAAGTCTCATAAATATAAAACTCTGTCTTTCTTAGGCATTATGAACACTGGTTTAGAAGTTAACAGTACTAAAATCTTGAAAAATAATTTATGCTTCATTTTTAATACTTTGAGAACTAAATGGGCAAGCCTGTAAATTAATTTGTTTTGAATTATGTAGTAAAAAACCATAAAACTTTACACATTATTGCAATAAAAAAGTCCTATTGCTGTTATTCGGACTTATTCAATTGTTTTTGATATTGTTTTGGAGTATAATGCCCTCCGTGTTTTTAAAAACACTATAGAATGTTGATTTTGAATAGAATTCCATGTCTTGGGCTAATCCTAAAATAGATAATTGTTTTGACTTTGGAAAAGAGAGTAGTTTTTTTAAATTCATCTATTCGAAACCGGTCAATAAAATGATAAAAATTGTTTTTAGTGCTTTTATTGATATTCAATAGTTTATATATTTTTCTGCTAATCATTAGGCGCACGTTCCCACCATTTGCCTAGTGAGTTGAATTTTATAGAACATGTTGTAGGTAAGATTCATAAGTCCTATGGCGGTTTCTGCTCTTTTGATTCCTATTTTTCTAAAGAACATACTACCCGTAGAGTTTTTCATAAACCCAAAAACATGTTCAACTCTTGCTCTTGTCTCGGGTTTTTCTGTATTTGATGATTTTTGTTCTTTGGTTAATGGCTTATTCTTACACCCATTTTCATGGATTTGATCTTTCACTGAAGTTCCAAATCCTGTTGCTATCAGGAATGTCATCTGATATGGTAAGATTTAAAAAACGTATAAAACTCATACGATCATTGATCTGATAATCGGTTTGTTCACCCGAAAGATTATAATAATGTTGTAGGATTAGGGCGTGTTAACACTCCCTAGTATCTTGAACATCAATATATAATCATAGGGAGGTCCTCCTCCTTTACCTTTGGGTTCTTTGTGTAGTAAGGTTTCTAATAAATCTCTGAATATCTCAAAGTACCCATGATTTAATCGTTCCAAAGGATCGCCTAATTCACTTAGTTTACTCAATCGGATGTCTTGATCAAAAAAAGCCGTAATCTCTGTGTCGTTTGTATCTTTTTGCCATATCGAAATATCGCTATTTTTCTAATCAAAATCAAATTAAAGAGTTTTTGAAACAAAACCTGAAATTTTCAACTGTCTATATTTAGTAGGATCATCGGGAAGGAGATAATCCCTGTATACAAATGATATAATTCATGCCTAAAGAAGGTTGATTGATATCAACCGGTTTACTTCCTCCCGCAGGCTCTATGTTAATCTTAACCGGTGATGTCCCCATTTGCGCATTTGCCGTACTTTTATAATATTTATTGGGAGATGTACGCGACAAAAAATTCCCTTGCGGGTTATCACTATCTTCCGGACTGGCATTGTTACATAGCAGAGCAACCGTACTACCTGAAACCTTGTGGGTATGTGGGGGTAAGTTACCTAGAGTTAAAGTTACTGATGATTTGAACCACCCATATCTCTGCCCCTCTCTTACATAGCTCAAACCTTGACCTTTACCGGCACCCACAGGAACTCTGGACCTCAAATCGGGCAATGCAAAATTGGTTCTACCATCGCCACCATAGGTAGTACCTAAAAGTGAATACAGTTTTTCATTATCACTAATAGCTATTACCCGACCATCACAAAATGCCCAGTTTTCCGGGGCAAAAGTTCCTGCAAATAATCGGATTTCTGCTAAATAACTCTCCATAAAAATCAAATTTTAAGTTTAAAAATTGTCTTGAAAACCTGAATTTGTAAGATTACAAATTAAAATACATGTGTATTTAGGGGGTATCAAGTAGCACAAACTTACAATTAATTTACCATTTTACCAAATGATAAACTATTTTTTTGCTTATTTTAAATATACAAAATGTTATTATCTTGCTATCATTAAAGGTATCACAGCTTTTTATGGTATCAGGTCGGTTGCATCAATCTTTGGCTTTAAAAACATCCAGTTCTTCAAACTTTCAAACTTTTACACTATAAAAATTAGTAAAATCCCTACATTTGCTCCTTAAAAAATTTGAAATAACTCATATGAAGATATCGTACAATTGGTTACGACAATTTCTGCAAGTTGACAAGACTACGTCCGAAATAGGTGAACTGCTTACGGATTTGGGATTAGAAGTGGAGAGTATTGTATCCGTAAGCCCGGTAAAAGGAAATTTGGAAGGAGTGGTAGTTGGTGAAGTATTAACCTGTGAACAGCACTCAAATGCTGACAGGTTAAAAATAGCGGTGGTGGATTTGGGGCAGGGAACTCCGGTACAAATTGTTTGCGGTGCATCAAATATAGCTGCCGGTCAAAAAGTTCCGGTGGCTACCATAGGCACTGTCTTATATAATGATCAAGGTGAGGAATTTAAAATTAAAAAAGGGAAGATTAGAGGGGAGGAAAGCCACGGAATGATTTGTGCCGAGGATGAATTAGGACTGGGGACTAACCACGATGGTATTATGATATTGGATGTGTCGTTAGCTCCGGGAATCCCGGCTGCCGACGTCTTCAATATTGAAGAAGATACTGTCTTTGAAATTGGACTCACTCCTAACCGTTCGGACGCAATGAGTCATTTTGGAGTTGCAAGAGATCTGAGAGCCGGATTGATTCAAAAAGGAGTCCAGTTGGAATTGATCAAACCTTCCGTAAGTGATTTTCATGTAAATGAAAGAACCTTAAAAATTGATGTTGAAGTAGCAAACAAAAATTTAGCACCCAGATATTGTGGGATTACCATCACAAATATTGAGGTAAAGGAGGCTCCCGACCGGATTCAAAAACGATTAAAAACCATAGGCATTACGCCTAAAAATAATATTATAGACATCACAAATTATGTGTTGCATGAACTTGGGCAACCTTTGCATGCTTTTGATGCTCAAAAGATCAGAGGAAATAAGATTGTTGTTTCCACCTTGGAAGAAGGAATAAAGTTTACCACTTTAGATGGTGTAGAAAGAACTTTGCATAAAGATGATATTATGATTTGTGACGGCTATGCCAATCCTTTGTGCATTGCAGGAGTTTTTGGAGGCCTCAATTCCGGTATTACTCCAAATACAACATCTGTTTTTTTAGAAAGTGCTTATTTTGATCCGATATCCGTTAGAAAAACTGCTAAAAGACATGCACTAAATACAGATGCTTCTTTTAGATTTGAAAGAGGTATTGATATCCATACTACCGAGTATGCCCTAAAAAGAGCTGCTTTACTGATAGAGACATACGCAAATGGAAAAATATCTTCGGACATATCGGATTTTTATCCCGAAAAAATAGAAGGTTTTCAAGTATTTTTCTCCTATGAAAATGCGTATAAACTAATCGGACAGGAGATAGATAAGGAGAGCATTAAAAATATTCTGGTTTCACTGGAAATTAAAATTAATAATGAAACGGAAGTAGGTCTGGGATTAACGATTCCGCCTTACAGGACAGATGTCCAAAGAGAATCGGATATCATTGAAGAGGTTTTAAGAGTGTACGGCTATAATAATATCGAATTTTCACACAAATTAAATACTTCTATTTCTTTTGATAATAATGACCACATAAAATTAGAGAATCTGGTAGCAAACCAGTTGTCATCTCTTGGATTTTATGAAATAATGACCAATTCTCTTACCAAAGAAAAATATACTTCTTTTTCGGATGGCTTACATACACATTCTGATATAAAAATCCTCAATCCGTTAAGTAGTGATCTGGGAGTTATGCGTCAGTCGTTACTGTTTAGCGGTTTAACATCTGTTTCATACAACATCAACAGAAAAAATAATTCTCTGAAACTGTATGAATTTGGAAAGACATATCATAAGCGTGAAAGCGGGTACCGGGAAGCTAAACACATGGCACTATTCGTATCCGGAAATAAAAATAAAGAACGGTGGAATACCCATTCCGAAGTGTCGGGTTTCTTTTATATAAAAGGGGTTGTTGAAGCTGTTTTAGAAAGGTTGGGTTTTACTAATTTAAACACTTCTCCTTCAAAAATGAGTATTTTCAATGAGGGGGTAAGTCTAAGTTCCGGCAAAATTAAGCTGGTAGAATTTGGTACTGTAAACCATGCTGTTTTAAAAGCATTCGGAATTAAGCAAGGCGTTTTATTTGCTGATTTTAACTGGCAGACTATGCTAAATATAGTCGGGAGTAAAAAAACAGAGATAACAGAATTGCCTAAATTCCCCCCGGTAAAAAGAGATTTGGCATTACTAATCAATACAGAAGTTACTTTTGAAGAAATCTATCATTTAGCATTTCAATCCGAAAAGAAACGACTAAAAGAAGTGGATTTGTTTGATGTATATACAGGCGATACCTTGCCGGAAGGTAAAAAATCATATGCAGTGAGTTTTTTATTGCACGATGATAATAAAACACTGGAAGACAAACAGATAGATAAAATAATGCAAAAATTACAGCAAACCTTTGAAAAGCATTTAGGAGCTGTTTTAAGGTAGATACCATCTTTGCTTTTCATTATTCGGTAGCTTCGTAAAAATGTATCTTTTTTAAATTTAATTTTTGCTGTTTAAAGAAGTGTATCCTTTTATGTATAAACTAGTTATAAGACCCATTTTATTTCTATTTGACCCTGAAAAAGTACATTATTTTACTTTTTCAATGATTCGGTTTTTATGTAAAATTCCTTTGTTCCCGGAAATTTTCAGACAAATATATACGGTAAAAAACAAGCAACTGGAGCGTACCTTATTTGGACTTACATTTAAAAATCCTGTGGGCCTGGCTGCTGGTTTTGACAAGGATGCAAAACTGTATAACGAGCTTTCTAATTTTGGTTTTGGTTTTATCGAAATAGGAACATTAACCCCAAAACCTCAAACAGGGAATCCTAAAAAAAGGCTATTTCGCCTGGAGAAAGACAGTGGAATTATCAATAGAATGGGATTTAATAATGAAGGAGTAGCCAAAGCTGTAAAAAGGCTCAAACAAAATAAAGACGTTTTAATAGGTGGAAATATAGGAAAGAATAAAACTACTCTCAATGAAAATGCAGTAGCGGACTATATGAGTTGTTTTCACGCGTTATTTGATTATATAGATTACTTTGTAGTCAACGTAAGCTCTCCGAATACTCCAAACCTAAGAGCTTTACAAGATAAGGAGCCTCTAACAAATTTACTACATACACTGATGGCGGAGAATCAAAAAATGTCTGTTCGACCTACTAATACTACATCTGCTAATACAAGGTCGAAAATCAAAAAACCCATCCTTTTAAAAATAGCTCCGGATCTGACATATGAGCAGTTATCAGACATTATAGAGATTGTAAAGAGTACCCAAATAGATGGTGTTATTGCCGCCAATACAACCATTTCCAGAGATCATTTACAATCAAAAAATAAACTCGAGCAAGGGGGGGTAAGTGGTAAACCGCTTACTAATAGGTCTACCGAAGTAATTCGCTTTTTATCTGAAAAATCAAATAAAGCGTTTCCGATTATTGGCGTAGGAGGCATACATTCTGCCGAGGATGCGTTAGAAAAAATAGCAGCAGGTGCTGATTTGATACAACTTTATACAGGTTTTATTTATGAAGGCCCGCAGTTGGTTAAAAGTATTAATAAAGCCTTATTATACCAAAAAAAACAATAAAATAGTCCAATTTTGGTATTAAGAAGCAAATGATGCTTCTCTTGAATTTGGAAACATTTGCAGCATTGATTTCGCAAAAAAACTCAACGCCCGAAGAAGATTTTGAACCGGAGTAACCTGGTGGTTTTGAGGATTTAAAATTTTCGAGAAAGAAAAAGTTTGAAGTCAAATCAATCCAAATCGGAATATATCACTATTTTGCAAAGGTCTCTTGTTATTTTGATGAAAAGGTAATTATTGAATATAGAAATACTACTTTCATTTGTACTGGCAACTGCTGTACTGGCAGCCTCTACCGGTCCGGATAATCTATTTGTACTTGCTCAGAGTATGGTGCATGGCAAAAAACACGGATTAGCCACTGTAGCAGGGCTGATGTCAGGTTGTATTATTCATACAAGCTTTATTGCTTTTGGATTGTCAGCCATCATAAAAGAAAATGTATCTGTTTTTTTTATCATTAAATTACTTGGGGCTGCTTACTTATGCTATTTGGCTTTTCAGGTTTTTAAAAGCGATTCTAAAATTAGGATTTCAACGAACAATGTACCCAAAAAAACAACTATACAATTGTTTAAAACAGGTTTTTTAATGAATGTACTAAACCCTAAAGTTACCTTTTTCTTTTTAGCTTTTTTCCCGGAATTTTTATTTTCCGATATCCTTTCCACTGTAGTCCAATTTTACGTATTGGGCGGACTCTTTATCATTACATCTTTTATTATTTTTTCTTCAATAGCATTTTTGGGGAGTACTCTTTTTAAATACCTTACTAAGTATAAAAAAACAGGAGTCTATTTAAAATGGGGGCAAATTATTATATTTATCGGGATTGCTATTTTAGTTTTGATTTAATTCAAAGTTTCAAGTTTCACTTTTGACAAAAGCTTCGAGTTAGAAGTAATACAGGCTTTTACACTTTTTCAACTTTCAATCTTTCAATTTTTAGAAGATGAACTCATTTGGAAACACCAAGTTCAAAAGTGTATTATTGTATGAGATCTTTGCAGAATTGATTTGGCAAAAAAGTTCGACGCCCGAAGAAAATTTTAAACCGGAGTAACCTGTTGGTTTTGAGGATTTAGAATTTTCAAGAAGGAAGAAATTTGAAGTCAAATCAATTTCAATACGGAACATATCACTATTTTGCAAAGGTCTCTGTATATTTGACTAATGGATAAGGTTAAAATCATTGAGTGCCCCAGAGATGCAATGCAAGGAATTAAAAGTCATTTTATTCCTACCGATGTAAAAGCAGATTATATTAATGCACTACTTCAGGTAGGTTTTGATACTATTGATTTTGGGAGTTTTGTTTCGCCAAAAGCAATACCTCAAATGAAGGATACTGCCGAAGTGCTGGCTCAATTAGATATCGCTGCTACTCAAAGCAAACTGTTGGCAATTATTGCTAATGTCAGGGGAGCAAACGATGCTGTTCAGTTTGAAGTAATCGATTATTTGGGGTACCCTTTTTCTATTTCCGAAAATTTTCAAATGCGCAATACACACAAGACTATTGCAGAATCCGTAGATACATTACAAGAAATTTTAGCCATTGCAGATAAAGCCAATAAAGAAGTGGTAGCCTATTTAAGTATGGGCTTTGGAAATCCTTATGGAGATCCCTGGGATGTGGCTATTGTTGCCGAATGGACAGAAAAACTATCAACTATGGGTGTAAGAATTTTATCTTTATCCGACACCGTAGGCAGC
This window of the Flavobacteriaceae bacterium genome carries:
- a CDS encoding quinone-dependent dihydroorotate dehydrogenase yields the protein MYKLVIRPILFLFDPEKVHYFTFSMIRFLCKIPLFPEIFRQIYTVKNKQLERTLFGLTFKNPVGLAAGFDKDAKLYNELSNFGFGFIEIGTLTPKPQTGNPKKRLFRLEKDSGIINRMGFNNEGVAKAVKRLKQNKDVLIGGNIGKNKTTLNENAVADYMSCFHALFDYIDYFVVNVSSPNTPNLRALQDKEPLTNLLHTLMAENQKMSVRPTNTTSANTRSKIKKPILLKIAPDLTYEQLSDIIEIVKSTQIDGVIAANTTISRDHLQSKNKLEQGGVSGKPLTNRSTEVIRFLSEKSNKAFPIIGVGGIHSAEDALEKIAAGADLIQLYTGFIYEGPQLVKSINKALLYQKKQ
- a CDS encoding LysE family translocator; protein product: MNIEILLSFVLATAVLAASTGPDNLFVLAQSMVHGKKHGLATVAGLMSGCIIHTSFIAFGLSAIIKENVSVFFIIKLLGAAYLCYLAFQVFKSDSKIRISTNNVPKKTTIQLFKTGFLMNVLNPKVTFFFLAFFPEFLFSDILSTVVQFYVLGGLFIITSFIIFSSIAFLGSTLFKYLTKYKKTGVYLKWGQIIIFIGIAILVLI
- a CDS encoding hydroxymethylglutaryl-CoA lyase; this encodes MDKVKIIECPRDAMQGIKSHFIPTDVKADYINALLQVGFDTIDFGSFVSPKAIPQMKDTAEVLAQLDIAATQSKLLAIIANVRGANDAVQFEVIDYLGYPFSISENFQMRNTHKTIAESVDTLQEILAIADKANKEVVAYLSMGFGNPYGDPWDVAIVAEWTEKLSTMGVRILSLSDTVGSSTPEIIGYLFSNLIPMYPKIEFGAHLHTTPDSWYEKVDAAYKTGCKRFDGAIKGYGGCPMAKDDLTGNMPTEKLISYFATQKAETNIKPMSFESAYNQVLQIF